One window of the Shimwellia blattae DSM 4481 = NBRC 105725 genome contains the following:
- the xylE gene encoding D-xylose transporter XylE — MSEKNKAGQYMTAQYNSSYVFNITVVAALGGLLFGYDTAVISGAVESISKVFVEPRGLGEAAANSLLGFCVASALIGCIIGGALGGVCSNYFGRRNALKIAALLFFISAVGSAWPELGLRSIADSSEGIPYYLSGYIPEFVIYRIIGGIGVGLASMLSPMYIAEVAPANIRGKLVSCNQFAIIFGQLLVYCVNYFIARSGDASWLHSIGWRYMFASEAIPALLFFGLLFTVPESPRWLIAKGRHQLAEGVLEKIMGKTQATVAARDIAHSIEHGKQTGGRLMMFGLGVIVIGVMLSVFQQFVGINVVLYYAPEVFKTLGASTDLALLQTIIVGVINLSFTVLAIMTVDKFGRKPLQIIGAVGMALGMFVLGTAFYAQWSGVIALLAMLFYVAAFAMSWGPVCWVLLAEIFPNAIRGKALAIAVAAQWLANYFVSWTFPMMDKNSWLVSHFNNGFSYWIYGCMGVLAALFMWKFVPETKGKTLEELESLWSENTPQAREAQISRG, encoded by the coding sequence ATGTCTGAAAAAAATAAGGCAGGGCAATACATGACAGCTCAATATAATTCATCTTATGTGTTTAATATCACGGTGGTGGCCGCGCTGGGCGGGCTGCTGTTTGGTTATGATACCGCCGTGATTTCCGGTGCGGTTGAATCGATCAGTAAAGTGTTTGTGGAGCCCCGGGGGCTCGGGGAGGCGGCAGCCAACTCGCTGCTGGGCTTCTGTGTCGCCAGCGCCCTGATTGGCTGTATTATCGGTGGGGCACTGGGTGGCGTGTGCAGTAATTATTTCGGCCGCCGTAATGCATTAAAAATTGCCGCACTGCTGTTTTTTATTTCCGCGGTCGGTTCCGCCTGGCCGGAGCTGGGTCTCAGAAGCATTGCTGATAGTAGCGAAGGGATCCCTTATTATTTATCTGGCTATATTCCTGAATTTGTTATTTACCGGATTATTGGCGGTATCGGGGTGGGGCTGGCGTCAATGCTTTCGCCGATGTATATCGCAGAAGTCGCCCCGGCTAATATTCGCGGTAAGCTGGTCTCCTGTAACCAGTTCGCCATTATTTTTGGCCAGTTACTGGTGTATTGCGTTAACTATTTTATTGCCCGCTCGGGCGATGCCTCCTGGCTGCACAGCATTGGCTGGCGCTATATGTTCGCCTCAGAAGCGATCCCGGCGCTGTTATTCTTTGGCCTGTTATTTACCGTGCCGGAAAGCCCGCGCTGGCTTATCGCTAAAGGCCGCCATCAGCTGGCTGAAGGGGTGCTGGAAAAAATCATGGGCAAAACCCAGGCCACTGTGGCCGCCCGGGATATTGCCCACTCTATTGAGCACGGTAAGCAGACCGGCGGGCGCCTGATGATGTTCGGCCTCGGGGTGATTGTTATCGGTGTGATGCTCTCCGTGTTCCAGCAGTTTGTCGGGATAAACGTGGTGCTGTACTACGCCCCGGAAGTGTTTAAAACCCTGGGTGCCAGTACCGACCTTGCCCTGTTGCAGACCATTATTGTCGGGGTGATCAACCTGAGCTTTACCGTGCTGGCTATCATGACGGTGGATAAATTTGGCCGTAAGCCGCTGCAGATTATTGGCGCGGTGGGAATGGCGCTGGGGATGTTCGTCCTCGGGACGGCGTTCTACGCCCAGTGGTCCGGTGTTATCGCCCTGCTGGCGATGCTGTTCTACGTGGCGGCGTTTGCCATGTCCTGGGGGCCCGTATGCTGGGTGCTGCTGGCAGAAATTTTCCCGAATGCGATCCGTGGCAAGGCGCTGGCCATTGCGGTGGCGGCCCAGTGGCTGGCAAACTACTTTGTCTCCTGGACCTTCCCGATGATGGACAAAAACTCCTGGCTGGTCTCCCACTTTAACAACGGATTCTCTTACTGGATCTACGGCTGTATGGGCGTGCTGGCTGCGCTGTTTATGTGGAAGTTTGTCCCGGAAACCAAAGGCAAGACCCTGGAAGAGCTGGAATCTTTATGGTCAGAAAACACCCCGCAGGCGCGTGAAGCGCAAATCTCCCGCGGCTGA
- the xylR gene encoding D-xylose utilization transcriptional activator XylR (D-xylose enhances binding of XylR to the xyl promoter and activates transcription.): MHEKRHRITLLFNANKAYDRQVIEGVGEYLQASQLGWDIFMEEDFRTRLDTIGEWLGDGVIADFDDKEIESLLRATGVPIVGVGGSYHRPEDYPPVHYIATDNHQLVNSAFLHLKEKGINRFAFYGLPASSGKRWAAEREHAFRQIVASEAYPGAVYQGLETTPDNWQHAQNRLADWIQTLPPQTGIIAVTDARARHLLQVCDNLHLPVPEKLPVIGIDNEEMIRYLSRVALSSVAQGTRQMGYQAAKLLHRLLNNEQLPLQRILVPPARVIERRSTDYRSLCDPAVIQAMHYIRNHACKGIKVEQVLDAVGISRSNLEKRFKEEVGETIHAIIHNEKLERARSLISSTSLSLSEISQMCGYPSLQYFYSVFKKAYGITPGEHRGKNSEINE, encoded by the coding sequence ATGCACGAAAAACGTCATCGCATCACACTGCTGTTTAACGCCAACAAAGCCTACGATCGCCAGGTGATTGAAGGGGTTGGCGAGTATCTCCAGGCGTCACAACTGGGGTGGGACATCTTTATGGAGGAGGATTTCCGCACCCGGCTCGACACCATCGGCGAGTGGCTGGGCGATGGCGTGATTGCGGATTTTGACGACAAAGAGATAGAGTCCTTACTCCGGGCCACCGGCGTGCCCATCGTTGGCGTGGGTGGCTCCTATCACCGCCCGGAAGACTACCCCCCGGTGCACTACATCGCCACCGACAATCACCAGCTGGTCAACAGCGCCTTTCTGCACCTTAAAGAAAAAGGCATTAACCGCTTCGCCTTCTACGGGCTGCCTGCCTCCAGCGGTAAGCGCTGGGCCGCCGAGCGGGAACACGCCTTTCGCCAGATAGTCGCCAGCGAAGCCTACCCCGGGGCAGTCTATCAGGGGCTGGAAACCACGCCAGACAACTGGCAGCACGCTCAGAACCGGCTGGCAGACTGGATACAGACCCTGCCCCCCCAGACCGGGATTATCGCCGTTACCGACGCCCGGGCCAGGCACCTGCTGCAGGTGTGCGACAACCTGCACCTGCCGGTGCCGGAGAAGCTCCCGGTCATTGGCATCGACAACGAAGAGATGATCCGCTACCTCTCCCGGGTGGCGCTTTCGTCTGTGGCCCAGGGCACGCGGCAGATGGGCTACCAGGCCGCCAAGTTACTGCACCGCCTGCTGAACAACGAACAGCTACCGCTACAGCGCATCCTGGTGCCGCCCGCCCGGGTGATTGAACGCCGCTCCACCGATTACCGCTCGCTGTGCGATCCGGCGGTTATCCAGGCGATGCACTATATCCGCAACCACGCCTGCAAGGGCATTAAAGTGGAGCAGGTGCTGGACGCGGTAGGGATTTCCCGCTCGAATCTGGAGAAGCGTTTTAAAGAAGAGGTGGGCGAGACTATCCACGCGATTATTCACAATGAGAAGCTGGAGCGGGCCAGAAGTTTAATTTCCAGCACGTCATTATCACTCAGTGAAATATCACAGATGTGCGGCTACCCGTCGTTGCAGTATTTTTATTCAGTCTTCAAGAAAGCCTACGGAATAACCCCCGGGGAGCACCGGGGGAAAAACAGCGAAATCAACGAATAA
- a CDS encoding type II toxin-antitoxin system Phd/YefM family antitoxin, translating into MRTYTTSQARQHISEVMDAATAGEPVEITRRDGSAAVLISRDDFNAWQEAKLDAEFAEIMARHGHTIKALAYQ; encoded by the coding sequence ATGCGCACTTATACGACCTCACAGGCCCGCCAGCATATTTCTGAAGTCATGGACGCCGCCACCGCCGGGGAGCCCGTCGAAATTACCCGCCGTGATGGCTCAGCGGCGGTGCTGATCAGCCGCGATGATTTTAACGCCTGGCAGGAAGCAAAGCTGGATGCCGAATTTGCAGAAATTATGGCGCGTCATGGTCATACCATTAAAGCGCTGGCCTATCAGTAA
- the hypF gene encoding carbamoyltransferase HypF, giving the protein MRNQGVALRIRGKVQGVGFRPYIWQIASEMGLAGDVCNDGSGVVIRLVHLPEDFITALYQRCPPLARIDSLERSVMHWPALPDDFTIRQSDAGAMSTQIVPDAATCPACLAEMNDPAERRYRYPFINCTHCGPRFTIIRAMPYDRPFTVMAGFPLCAACEAEYRDPRDRRFHAQPVACPACGPWLSWQAGDQHAEREAALQAALAALRGGQIIAVKGVGGFHLVCDARNDTAVTLLRLRKQRPKKPLAVMLAQDSGLPGAACALLNTPAAPIVLVDKAHCGPLSPEIAPGLNEVGVLLPGNPLQHLLSQAFGGPLVMTSGNLSGRPPALTNPQALEDLAGLADGWLLHNRDILQRMDDSLVRADGSMLRRARGFVPDALPLPPGLTVTQPLLCLGADLKNTFALARGDQLVLSQHLGDLGQEGVEEQWQHALDLMRQVYDFTPQQVVMDAHPGYQLTRIGHQMGLPVHLVLHHHAHIAACLAEHHWPLDGGAVIGLALDGIGMGAEGELWGGECLRVDYRQCDKLGGLPAVALPGGDLAARQPWRNLLAHCLRFVPGWEALPETAVIRQQMWQPLAKAIARGVNAPLASSAGRLFDAAAAALGCVGLAQSYEGEAACTLEAMAWRHGPVDHPVSLPCVDGQLDLAVFWQSWLGWQAAPEARAWAFHDALAAGLAALARYHARQQGLNTVACGGGVWHNRLLSQRLGHHLADCTLLFPHILPAGDGAISAGQAVIAAAWSQAKG; this is encoded by the coding sequence GGGGGTTGGGTTCCGGCCTTATATCTGGCAGATTGCCAGTGAAATGGGGCTGGCAGGCGATGTCTGCAACGACGGCAGCGGCGTGGTGATCCGCCTGGTGCACCTGCCGGAGGACTTTATCACCGCCCTGTATCAGCGCTGCCCGCCGCTGGCGCGTATCGACAGCCTGGAGCGCAGCGTTATGCACTGGCCTGCGCTGCCGGACGATTTTACCATCCGCCAGAGCGATGCCGGGGCCATGTCCACCCAGATAGTGCCCGACGCGGCCACCTGCCCCGCCTGCCTTGCGGAAATGAACGACCCGGCCGAGCGCCGTTACCGCTACCCGTTTATTAACTGCACCCACTGTGGCCCGCGATTTACGATTATCCGCGCCATGCCCTATGACCGCCCCTTTACCGTGATGGCGGGCTTCCCCCTTTGTGCCGCCTGCGAGGCGGAATATCGCGACCCCCGGGACCGGCGCTTTCACGCCCAGCCAGTGGCCTGCCCGGCGTGCGGCCCCTGGCTGAGCTGGCAGGCCGGTGACCAGCACGCAGAGCGGGAGGCAGCACTCCAGGCGGCGCTGGCGGCCCTGCGAGGCGGGCAGATCATTGCCGTAAAAGGGGTGGGTGGGTTTCACCTGGTGTGCGATGCGCGCAACGATACGGCAGTCACCCTGCTGCGCCTGCGCAAACAGCGCCCGAAAAAGCCCCTGGCGGTGATGCTGGCGCAGGACAGCGGCCTGCCCGGTGCTGCCTGCGCACTGCTTAACACCCCGGCGGCGCCCATCGTTCTGGTGGATAAAGCCCACTGTGGCCCCCTGAGCCCGGAGATAGCCCCCGGGCTGAATGAGGTGGGGGTATTGCTGCCGGGCAACCCGCTCCAGCACCTGCTGAGCCAGGCCTTTGGCGGGCCGCTGGTGATGACCTCCGGCAATCTCAGTGGCCGCCCCCCTGCGCTGACTAACCCGCAGGCGCTGGAGGATCTGGCCGGGCTGGCAGACGGCTGGCTGCTCCACAACCGGGACATCCTCCAGCGGATGGATGACTCCCTGGTACGGGCAGACGGCAGCATGCTGCGCCGGGCCCGGGGGTTTGTGCCGGATGCGCTGCCGCTGCCGCCGGGCCTGACGGTCACACAGCCGCTGCTGTGCCTGGGGGCTGATCTTAAAAACACCTTTGCCCTGGCGCGCGGTGATCAGCTGGTGCTGAGCCAGCACCTGGGCGATCTGGGGCAGGAGGGGGTGGAAGAGCAGTGGCAACATGCCCTTGATCTGATGCGCCAGGTCTACGATTTTACACCGCAGCAGGTGGTGATGGATGCCCACCCGGGCTACCAGCTGACCCGGATTGGTCACCAGATGGGCCTGCCGGTACACCTGGTGCTGCACCACCATGCCCATATTGCCGCCTGCCTTGCGGAGCACCACTGGCCCCTGGACGGGGGGGCGGTAATTGGCCTGGCGCTGGACGGTATCGGCATGGGGGCAGAGGGCGAACTGTGGGGCGGGGAGTGCCTGCGGGTGGACTACCGCCAGTGCGACAAACTGGGCGGGCTACCGGCGGTGGCGCTGCCCGGCGGTGATCTGGCGGCGCGCCAGCCCTGGCGTAACCTGCTGGCCCACTGCCTGCGGTTTGTGCCCGGCTGGGAAGCCCTGCCCGAAACGGCCGTGATCCGCCAGCAGATGTGGCAGCCGCTGGCAAAAGCGATTGCCCGGGGGGTTAACGCGCCGCTGGCCTCTTCGGCCGGACGTTTATTTGATGCCGCCGCCGCCGCACTGGGCTGTGTGGGGCTGGCGCAAAGTTATGAAGGGGAGGCTGCCTGCACCCTGGAGGCGATGGCCTGGCGCCACGGCCCGGTGGATCACCCGGTGAGCTTACCCTGCGTAGATGGCCAGCTGGATCTGGCCGTGTTCTGGCAAAGCTGGCTGGGCTGGCAGGCCGCCCCTGAGGCCCGGGCCTGGGCCTTTCACGACGCGCTGGCCGCCGGGCTGGCGGCGCTGGCCCGTTATCACGCCCGCCAGCAGGGGCTGAATACGGTAGCCTGCGGTGGCGGTGTCTGGCATAACCGCCTGCTGAGCCAGCGCTTAGGGCACCACCTGGCGGACTGTACGCTGCTGTTTCCCCATATCCTGCCTGCGGGAGACGGGGCGATTTCTGCAGGCCAGGCGGTGATTGCCGCCGCCTGGTCACAGGCTAAAGGATAA
- the avtA gene encoding valine--pyruvate transaminase has protein sequence MTFSLFGDKFTRYSGITRLMEDLNDGLRTPGAIMLGGGNPACIPEMDSYFRKLLADMLDNGNAVDALCNYDGPGGRNEFIIALAELLKTTFDWDISPQNIALTNGSQSAFFYLFNLFAGRRRDGSVRKVLFPLAPEYIGYADAGLEDDLFVSARPNIELLPDGQFKYYVDFDRLHIGDDTGMICVSRPTNPTGNVITDEELMRLDELAHQHQIPLVIDNAYGLPFPGIIFSPARPLWNPNIILCMSLSKLGLPGTRCGIIIASEQTISAISNMNGIMTLAPGGIGPAMAAEMIRRQDLLRLSETVIKPFYYQRVQQTIAILRRYIPQERCLIHKPEGAIFLWLWFKDLPISTEVLYQRLKKRGVLMVPGHYFFPGLEKPWPHTQQCMRMNYVPEPDKIEAGVKILAEELELAWAEQA, from the coding sequence ATGACATTCTCTCTTTTTGGCGACAAATTTACCCGTTATTCAGGCATTACCCGCCTGATGGAAGACCTCAACGATGGTTTACGCACCCCGGGCGCAATCATGCTCGGCGGCGGAAACCCGGCCTGCATTCCCGAAATGGACAGCTACTTTCGTAAGCTACTGGCAGACATGCTGGATAACGGTAATGCCGTGGATGCCCTGTGCAATTACGACGGCCCCGGGGGGAGAAATGAATTTATCATCGCCCTGGCTGAGCTGCTGAAAACCACCTTTGACTGGGATATTTCACCGCAGAATATTGCACTGACAAATGGCAGTCAGAGCGCGTTTTTCTACTTATTTAACCTGTTCGCCGGGCGCCGGCGTGACGGCTCGGTACGCAAGGTGCTTTTCCCCCTGGCGCCAGAGTATATCGGCTATGCGGATGCCGGGCTGGAGGACGATCTGTTTGTCTCCGCACGGCCCAATATTGAGCTGCTGCCGGACGGGCAGTTTAAATACTATGTTGACTTCGATCGCCTGCATATCGGCGACGATACCGGCATGATTTGCGTATCACGCCCCACCAACCCCACCGGTAATGTGATAACCGATGAAGAGCTGATGCGCCTTGACGAGCTGGCCCACCAGCACCAGATCCCGCTGGTTATCGATAACGCGTACGGTCTGCCCTTCCCGGGGATTATCTTCTCGCCTGCGCGCCCCCTGTGGAACCCGAATATCATTCTGTGTATGAGCCTGTCCAAGCTGGGCCTGCCGGGCACCCGCTGCGGCATCATCATCGCCAGTGAGCAGACCATCTCCGCCATCAGCAATATGAACGGCATTATGACACTGGCCCCCGGCGGGATCGGCCCGGCCATGGCGGCCGAGATGATCCGCCGCCAGGATTTGCTGCGCCTGTCGGAAACGGTCATTAAACCGTTCTATTACCAGCGGGTGCAGCAGACCATTGCCATTCTGCGCCGCTATATTCCGCAGGAGCGCTGCCTGATCCACAAACCGGAAGGGGCCATCTTCCTGTGGCTGTGGTTTAAAGATTTACCCATCAGTACCGAGGTGCTCTATCAGCGCCTGAAAAAACGCGGTGTACTGATGGTGCCCGGGCACTACTTCTTCCCGGGGCTGGAAAAGCCCTGGCCCCACACTCAGCAGTGTATGCGCATGAACTACGTGCCGGAGCCGGACAAAATCGAAGCGGGTGTAAAAATCCTTGCCGAGGAGCTGGAGCTCGCCTGGGCTGAGCAGGCCTGA
- the xylB gene encoding xylulokinase, protein MYIGIDLGTSGVKVILLSEQGEVLASSTSPLTVSRPRELWSEQDPQQWWQATDSAMQALAAQHPLDQVRAIGLSGQMHGATLLDSQQRVLRPAILWNDGRCGEECRLLEQQVPDSRQITGNLMMPGFTAPKLLWVARHEPEIFRQVAKVLLPKDYLRLRMTGDYASDMSDSAGTLWMDVASRDWSDKLLAACHLTRDHMPALYEGCDITGELLPEIARRWQMPVVPVVAGGGDNAAGAVGVGMADAGQAMLSLGTSGVYFAVSDGFLSNPESAVHSFCHALPERWHLMSVMLSAASCLDWAARLTGMADVPALLAGAEQASDTAGDLWFLPYLSGERTPHNNPAAKGVFFGLTHQHGPAELAKAVLEGVGYGLAQGMDIVNACGVAPRSITLIGGGARSPYWRQMLADISGQTLDYRTGAEVGPALGAARLAQIAMSPGVALSTLLPPLPLEQQHIPDAARTARYREKRETFARLYQQLAPLMV, encoded by the coding sequence ATGTATATCGGGATCGATCTGGGAACCTCCGGGGTAAAGGTGATTTTACTGAGCGAACAGGGCGAGGTGCTGGCCAGCAGTACCTCGCCGCTGACCGTTTCACGCCCCCGGGAATTGTGGTCTGAACAGGATCCGCAACAGTGGTGGCAGGCGACAGATAGCGCAATGCAGGCGCTGGCTGCGCAACATCCGCTGGATCAGGTCCGCGCCATTGGCTTGTCCGGGCAGATGCACGGCGCCACACTGCTGGACAGCCAGCAGCGGGTGCTGCGCCCGGCCATTTTATGGAACGACGGGCGCTGCGGCGAAGAGTGCCGTCTGCTGGAACAGCAGGTGCCGGACTCCCGCCAGATTACCGGCAACCTGATGATGCCGGGCTTTACCGCCCCGAAACTGCTGTGGGTAGCCCGCCACGAGCCGGAGATCTTCCGCCAGGTGGCGAAGGTGCTGCTGCCTAAAGATTATTTACGCCTGCGCATGACCGGCGACTACGCCAGCGATATGTCAGACAGCGCTGGCACCCTGTGGATGGATGTGGCCAGCCGGGACTGGAGCGACAAGCTGCTGGCCGCCTGCCACCTCACCCGGGACCATATGCCCGCCCTGTATGAGGGCTGCGATATCACCGGGGAGCTGCTGCCTGAGATTGCCCGCCGCTGGCAGATGCCGGTGGTGCCGGTGGTGGCCGGTGGTGGCGATAACGCCGCCGGTGCCGTGGGGGTAGGGATGGCAGACGCCGGGCAGGCGATGCTCTCCCTGGGGACCTCCGGGGTCTATTTTGCCGTGAGCGACGGCTTCCTGAGTAACCCGGAAAGCGCGGTGCACAGTTTCTGCCACGCCCTGCCTGAGCGCTGGCATTTGATGTCGGTGATGCTGAGTGCGGCTTCCTGCCTGGACTGGGCTGCCCGGCTGACCGGCATGGCGGATGTGCCCGCATTACTGGCTGGCGCAGAGCAGGCCAGCGATACCGCGGGCGACTTGTGGTTTCTGCCTTACCTGTCCGGGGAGCGCACCCCCCATAACAACCCGGCCGCTAAAGGGGTCTTTTTCGGCCTGACCCACCAGCATGGCCCGGCGGAGCTGGCGAAAGCGGTGCTGGAAGGGGTGGGCTATGGCCTGGCCCAGGGGATGGATATCGTGAACGCCTGCGGCGTTGCCCCCCGGAGTATTACGCTGATTGGCGGCGGGGCGCGCAGCCCGTACTGGCGCCAGATGCTGGCAGATATTAGCGGCCAGACCCTCGACTACCGCACCGGTGCCGAGGTCGGGCCTGCGCTGGGGGCCGCAAGGCTTGCGCAGATTGCCATGTCCCCCGGGGTAGCCTTAAGCACGTTGCTGCCGCCGCTGCCGCTTGAGCAGCAGCACATTCCGGACGCGGCGCGCACAGCCCGCTACCGGGAGAAACGCGAAACGTTCGCGCGGCTATATCAGCAGCTTGCACCGCTGATGGTCTGA
- a CDS encoding protein bax, which produces MISTPIRRFGAAILMLLTLSFSSQVLAQKHESKATSHKAHTTHAKAKKTTTTAKKRHTALKASPKGKVLASSKQEYSRNSVSSSTFPDLRKYPSGTPRKKAFLRTIMPYINRQNAAITADRNWLISKQYDARWSPSETARLKDLSRKYKVAWNGNTKRVPWNALLDRVDIIPTNMVATMAAAESGWGTSRLARSNNNLFGMKCVKGHCTGAAGKVKGYSHFESVNESVAAYVANLNTHNAYKSFRKERAKLRRADQEVTASNMIHKLKGYSTRGQSYNNYLFAMYQSNQNLMAAY; this is translated from the coding sequence ATGATATCGACTCCCATTCGACGATTTGGGGCCGCGATACTCATGTTGCTGACCTTGAGTTTTTCTTCTCAGGTTCTGGCCCAGAAGCACGAAAGTAAAGCAACGAGTCACAAAGCCCATACAACGCACGCGAAAGCGAAAAAGACCACGACCACAGCGAAAAAACGACACACAGCGCTGAAGGCCAGCCCAAAAGGCAAAGTACTGGCAAGTAGTAAACAAGAGTATTCTCGCAATAGTGTAAGTAGCAGTACGTTCCCTGACTTGCGAAAATACCCTTCCGGGACACCAAGGAAGAAGGCGTTTCTCCGGACGATTATGCCGTATATCAATCGCCAGAATGCAGCGATTACTGCGGATCGAAACTGGCTGATTTCGAAGCAATACGATGCCCGCTGGTCACCATCTGAAACGGCGCGTCTTAAAGACCTGTCGCGTAAGTATAAAGTGGCCTGGAACGGCAACACTAAACGCGTGCCGTGGAATGCACTGCTGGATCGGGTAGATATTATTCCGACCAATATGGTTGCTACCATGGCGGCGGCTGAAAGCGGCTGGGGGACCTCCAGACTGGCGCGCAGCAATAACAACCTGTTCGGTATGAAGTGCGTGAAAGGGCACTGTACCGGGGCTGCGGGCAAGGTGAAGGGCTATTCGCACTTTGAGTCGGTCAATGAATCTGTGGCGGCGTATGTGGCTAACCTGAATACGCATAATGCGTATAAATCATTCCGTAAAGAGCGCGCGAAATTGCGCCGTGCGGATCAGGAAGTGACCGCCAGCAATATGATCCACAAGCTCAAAGGGTATTCCACCCGCGGGCAGAGCTACAATAACTATCTGTTTGCCATGTACCAGAGCAACCAGAACCTGATGGCCGCCTATTAA
- the xylA gene encoding xylose isomerase, which yields MPTYFDQIDRVRFEGPKTTNPLAFRHYNPDELVLGKRMEDHLRFAACYWHNFCWNGADMFGVGSFDRPWQHPGSALEMARQKADVAFEFFHKLNVPYYCFHDVDVSPEGASLKEYLENFAHMVDVLAEKQQQSGVKLLWGTANCFTNPRFGAGAATNPDPEVFAMAATQVFTAMNATQKLGGENYVLWGGREGYESLLNTDLRQEREQIGRFMQMVVEHKHKIGFRGTLLIEPKPQEPTKHQYDYDVATVYGFLKQFGLEKEIKVNIEANHATLAGHSFHHEIASAIALGIFGSVDANRGDAQLGWDTDQFPNSVEENSLVMYEILKAGGFTTGGLNFDAKVRRQSTDKYDLFYGHIGAMDTMALSLKIAARMIEDGELDKRVARRYSGWSSELGQQILKGQMSLAQLAQYAQQHQLDPHHQSGHQELLENLVNHYIFDK from the coding sequence ATGCCGACCTATTTTGACCAGATTGACCGGGTACGTTTTGAAGGCCCGAAAACCACCAACCCACTGGCGTTTCGTCATTACAATCCGGACGAACTGGTTCTGGGTAAGCGCATGGAAGATCACCTGCGCTTTGCCGCCTGCTACTGGCATAACTTCTGCTGGAACGGGGCGGATATGTTCGGGGTGGGCTCCTTTGACCGCCCGTGGCAGCACCCGGGCAGCGCACTGGAAATGGCCCGCCAGAAAGCAGATGTGGCGTTCGAATTCTTCCATAAACTGAATGTGCCTTACTACTGCTTCCACGATGTGGATGTCTCCCCGGAAGGTGCCTCCTTAAAAGAGTACCTGGAAAACTTTGCCCACATGGTCGATGTGCTGGCTGAAAAACAGCAGCAGAGCGGTGTCAAACTGCTGTGGGGCACGGCAAACTGCTTTACTAACCCGCGCTTCGGGGCCGGTGCCGCCACCAACCCGGATCCGGAAGTGTTCGCCATGGCCGCCACCCAGGTGTTTACCGCCATGAACGCGACCCAGAAACTGGGCGGTGAAAACTATGTGCTGTGGGGGGGCCGTGAGGGCTATGAATCCCTGCTGAATACAGATTTACGCCAGGAGCGTGAACAGATCGGCCGCTTTATGCAGATGGTGGTTGAGCACAAACACAAAATTGGCTTCCGGGGCACACTGCTGATTGAGCCAAAACCGCAGGAGCCGACCAAGCACCAGTATGATTACGATGTGGCGACCGTTTATGGCTTCCTGAAGCAGTTCGGCCTGGAAAAAGAGATTAAAGTGAACATTGAGGCGAACCACGCCACCCTGGCCGGTCACTCTTTCCACCATGAAATCGCCAGCGCCATTGCCCTTGGGATCTTCGGCTCGGTGGATGCCAACCGTGGCGACGCGCAACTGGGCTGGGATACAGACCAGTTCCCGAACAGCGTGGAAGAGAACAGCCTGGTGATGTATGAAATCCTCAAAGCCGGGGGCTTCACCACCGGTGGCCTGAACTTTGACGCCAAAGTGCGCCGCCAGAGCACCGACAAATACGATCTGTTCTACGGCCATATCGGCGCGATGGATACCATGGCGCTCTCCCTGAAGATTGCCGCGCGCATGATTGAAGACGGCGAGCTGGATAAACGCGTTGCCCGTCGCTACAGCGGCTGGAGCAGCGAGCTGGGCCAGCAGATCCTCAAAGGGCAGATGTCCCTGGCGCAGCTTGCCCAGTATGCTCAGCAGCATCAGCTGGATCCGCACCACCAGAGCGGCCACCAGGAGCTGCTGGAGAATCTGGTCAACCACTATATTTTTGATAAATAA